From the genome of Thermodesulfobacteriota bacterium, one region includes:
- a CDS encoding aminotransferase class I/II-fold pyridoxal phosphate-dependent enzyme: MNIAINAADRRKSSRIAVDFEVFSMNNGKLIGNAVNLSSGGMLIQTRHPLGLGTKLLLEFKLGSQEPSIKAYAYVRWARKSATSDESEPSGMGVQFLSMYDYYQEKLEAHIKEGLKKINSDNLSMADFIHVSNKDIFEKAKLFWEFIEDTKKKDYNKYETMLLSASKNRVLIFDEKVGREREIIMMGSSNYLGLAYHPEVVNASKEAVRKYGTGTGSIRLLSGTNELHRELENKLAELKGCEDALVFPTGHMANMGCISALMGRKDIAVIDKKVHASILDGCKLSRGNFRTFRHSDTGHLRQVLESLGDKYDGKLIIAEGVDGIDGDILPLPEFIETANEFGAKLMIDEAHATGVIGSGGRGTASHFGLMGKVDVIMDSLSKALGGLGGYVASTREVIRYVKYYATTSFFSVSASPAMLASALAAIDLIKSDPGLIGRLWENIRYLRDNLKLLGFNNVEKSQSAIISTIVGNDLLLRMMTKRIFEEGVFIEPLPYPTVPRGEERMRLRVMSTHTRNDLDRTLEVLEKVGKELGFLKKPTRPAVRVDSDGKSTKTTTQGKEIEVTEISSRDKITESVKFSWKVYKDIPQWIPYFLINDRVRLLSGEHLYFRQNVKTRRFVAKENGEIVGTVSAFVDDRFIRYWNQKIGFLGFFEALPGRGIAIQSLLDRALEFLKSQGMEEVWAPVNIPLLFYGGGILSGGFDKTPSFLQPYTPGYYQDYFQKTGFSPIKNLPHYSIDLNSPENRDKIYAITRKANVTIKKLDKRRYEEEAVKILKIHNGSFPRLWKYVPFKEDEFVEFVREFRDLIVEGFWLVAEVGGRAVGFAGAFPQCAPVFKTISGELGATDLSSIPEDLELITEGAIVLAGVTDEFEDQEIALILLANICANMIEKDYRATTCTWEISDKEDADGIVQKLGGVKNDLQWTIYGRKID; encoded by the coding sequence ATTTAAGCTAGGCAGCCAAGAACCATCTATAAAAGCTTATGCTTATGTCCGGTGGGCTAGGAAAAGCGCCACCTCTGATGAATCAGAGCCGTCGGGAATGGGGGTCCAATTCCTGAGTATGTACGATTATTACCAGGAGAAACTGGAAGCCCACATAAAAGAGGGGCTGAAGAAAATAAATTCCGATAATCTATCCATGGCTGATTTCATACATGTTTCAAACAAGGACATATTCGAAAAGGCCAAGCTTTTCTGGGAATTCATAGAGGATACCAAGAAGAAAGACTACAACAAATACGAGACTATGCTGCTTTCGGCATCAAAGAACCGTGTACTAATTTTTGATGAAAAGGTAGGGCGGGAGAGAGAGATAATCATGATGGGAAGCAGCAATTACCTGGGTCTCGCCTATCATCCGGAAGTGGTAAATGCATCGAAGGAGGCGGTCAGAAAGTATGGCACTGGCACCGGCTCCATAAGGCTTCTTTCCGGTACAAATGAGCTGCATAGAGAATTGGAAAATAAACTAGCGGAGCTTAAAGGCTGTGAAGATGCTCTGGTATTCCCCACCGGCCACATGGCCAATATGGGGTGCATATCCGCTCTGATGGGAAGGAAGGATATTGCCGTAATAGATAAAAAGGTACACGCCAGTATTCTAGACGGATGCAAGTTAAGCCGCGGGAATTTCAGAACCTTTAGACACTCCGATACCGGACATCTGAGGCAGGTCTTAGAGAGCCTGGGAGATAAATACGACGGGAAGCTCATAATCGCCGAGGGCGTGGATGGTATAGATGGCGATATACTGCCCCTTCCTGAATTCATCGAGACAGCCAATGAATTCGGAGCAAAGCTAATGATAGACGAGGCTCATGCCACCGGGGTAATCGGAAGCGGCGGCAGGGGCACAGCCTCTCACTTCGGACTTATGGGCAAAGTTGACGTTATCATGGACTCTCTCAGCAAGGCCCTGGGCGGCCTGGGAGGGTATGTTGCCTCCACCAGAGAGGTAATTAGATATGTAAAATATTATGCAACTACCTCTTTTTTCTCGGTCAGCGCCTCGCCGGCCATGTTGGCGTCGGCTCTAGCCGCGATCGACCTGATTAAAAGCGACCCCGGCTTAATCGGGAGGCTTTGGGAAAACATCCGCTATTTAAGAGACAACCTAAAATTGCTCGGATTCAATAACGTAGAAAAATCTCAGTCCGCCATTATTTCCACTATTGTTGGTAACGACCTACTCCTTCGGATGATGACCAAAAGGATTTTTGAGGAAGGGGTCTTCATAGAACCGCTCCCCTATCCCACCGTGCCCAGGGGTGAAGAGCGTATGAGGCTGAGAGTAATGTCGACCCATACCAGGAATGATTTGGATAGAACATTAGAAGTTTTAGAGAAGGTGGGGAAAGAACTCGGTTTCCTGAAAAAACCCACGAGACCGGCGGTGCGAGTTGATTCAGATGGAAAGTCCACAAAGACGACCACACAGGGAAAGGAAATTGAAGTGACCGAGATTTCCTCCAGGGATAAGATTACCGAGTCCGTGAAGTTCTCGTGGAAGGTTTATAAAGACATCCCTCAGTGGATTCCCTATTTCCTCATCAACGACCGGGTGAGGCTGCTTTCCGGGGAGCACCTCTACTTCAGACAAAACGTGAAGACGAGGAGGTTCGTGGCAAAAGAGAACGGGGAAATAGTTGGTACGGTTAGTGCTTTCGTCGATGACCGTTTTATCAGGTATTGGAATCAAAAAATCGGCTTCCTCGGGTTTTTCGAGGCCCTCCCTGGACGGGGTATAGCCATCCAGTCCTTATTGGATAGGGCCCTAGAGTTTCTGAAATCGCAGGGCATGGAGGAGGTCTGGGCTCCGGTAAATATCCCGCTCCTATTCTACGGAGGAGGAATTTTATCAGGCGGTTTCGACAAAACCCCTTCATTCCTTCAACCCTACACCCCCGGCTATTACCAAGACTACTTCCAAAAAACCGGTTTCAGCCCGATAAAAAACCTTCCACATTATTCTATAGACCTGAATTCTCCTGAAAACCGGGATAAGATTTACGCCATAACTCGAAAAGCCAATGTTACAATCAAAAAACTGGACAAGCGTAGGTACGAAGAAGAGGCTGTCAAGATACTGAAAATACACAACGGTTCCTTCCCCCGGCTTTGGAAATACGTTCCCTTCAAAGAAGATGAATTCGTCGAGTTTGTAAGGGAATTCAGGGACCTAATCGTAGAGGGATTCTGGCTCGTCGCCGAGGTTGGCGGAAGAGCCGTGGGTTTTGCCGGTGCGTTTCCACAGTGCGCCCCGGTCTTCAAAACGATAAGCGGAGAGCTGGGTGCGACCGACCTTTCCTCGATTCCGGAAGACCTGGAGTTGATAACCGAGGGGGCTATAGTGCTAGCCGGGGTCACCGATGAATTTGAGGACCAAGAAATAGCCCTAATTCTTCTGGCCAATATCTGCGCCAACATGATCGAGAAGGATTATAGGGCAACCACCTGCACCTGGGAAATCAGCGATAAAGAAGACGCCGACGGTATAGTGCAAAAGCTCGGAGGAGTAAAGAACGACTTGCAATGGACAATCTATGGAAGAAAAATCGATTAA